A stretch of the Sphingosinithalassobacter tenebrarum genome encodes the following:
- a CDS encoding peptidoglycan D,D-transpeptidase FtsI family protein, translated as MIVLVAPPAESRRAGGGRQAMVAVAQVRLMILLLAFAAGIFAILARLAVLAIWAEPASARNTAAVVKPLRGDIADRNGEPLARTIDAWTIGVHPGKLIGDRRELARSLAEIMPDRSADDYYKLLTADGFRYLKRRARPELVSAVNALGEPGIGFNREPERLYPQGDLAAYVLGHLHFDGYGVRGMERVLEDRLTDPAQSGAPVELSIDIRAQAALRSELGDAMESFQAKGAAGLILDVDTGEIMAMVSLPGFNPNDVHGTLPLNNVTQSVYELGSTFKPIAAATAIDTGVVTSMARRFDATEPLRIGRFSIRDDHPQKRWLNIPETLVYSSNIATARIGEELGEERFAEMFRKLHFDDRAPIEIEGGGTLWPSYWGRATTMTVGYGHGIAVTPLHLALAYAAIVNGGVWRPATLMKVEPGHAVAGERVISAESSARMRQLMRLIVTEGTGRNADVLGYRVGGKTGTAEKPGEHGYSSRNNVSTFAAAFPMDAPRYVVIAMLDSPVGNAQSHGQRTAGWTAAPVVGRVIQRTGPMLGVIPDPRRDVDLSDVEPLIWKGPQEHEVASQ; from the coding sequence GTGATCGTCCTGGTCGCTCCGCCGGCGGAATCGCGCCGGGCCGGCGGTGGGCGACAGGCGATGGTCGCAGTCGCGCAGGTGCGGCTGATGATCCTGCTGCTTGCCTTCGCGGCGGGCATTTTCGCGATTCTGGCGCGGCTGGCGGTGCTCGCCATCTGGGCCGAACCGGCGTCGGCGCGCAATACCGCCGCGGTCGTGAAGCCGCTGCGCGGCGACATCGCCGATCGCAACGGCGAGCCGCTGGCCCGCACGATCGACGCCTGGACGATCGGCGTGCATCCCGGAAAGCTGATCGGTGATCGCCGCGAACTCGCGCGCAGCCTTGCCGAGATCATGCCGGATCGGAGCGCGGACGACTATTACAAGCTGCTCACCGCTGACGGTTTCCGCTATCTCAAGCGTCGCGCGCGGCCCGAGCTGGTGAGCGCGGTCAATGCGCTGGGCGAACCGGGCATCGGCTTCAATCGCGAACCCGAGCGGCTCTATCCGCAGGGCGATCTTGCCGCCTATGTGCTCGGCCATCTCCATTTCGACGGCTATGGCGTGCGCGGCATGGAGCGCGTGCTCGAGGATCGGCTGACCGACCCCGCGCAAAGCGGCGCGCCGGTCGAACTGTCGATCGACATTCGCGCCCAGGCGGCGCTGCGCAGCGAACTGGGCGACGCGATGGAGTCGTTTCAGGCAAAGGGCGCGGCCGGACTGATCCTCGATGTCGATACTGGCGAGATCATGGCGATGGTGTCGCTGCCCGGCTTCAATCCCAACGACGTGCACGGCACGCTGCCGCTCAACAATGTGACGCAGAGCGTCTATGAACTCGGCTCGACCTTCAAGCCGATCGCCGCCGCGACCGCGATCGACACCGGCGTCGTCACGTCGATGGCCCGCCGATTCGACGCGACCGAGCCGTTGCGGATCGGACGCTTCTCGATCCGCGACGATCATCCGCAGAAGCGCTGGCTCAACATCCCGGAAACGCTGGTCTATTCGTCGAACATCGCGACGGCGCGGATCGGCGAGGAACTCGGCGAGGAGCGCTTCGCCGAGATGTTCCGCAAGCTGCATTTCGACGATCGCGCGCCGATCGAAATCGAAGGCGGGGGGACGTTGTGGCCCAGCTACTGGGGCCGCGCGACGACGATGACGGTCGGCTATGGCCACGGCATCGCCGTGACGCCGCTGCATCTGGCGCTGGCCTATGCCGCGATCGTCAATGGCGGGGTGTGGCGTCCGGCGACACTGATGAAGGTCGAGCCGGGGCATGCGGTTGCCGGCGAACGCGTGATTTCCGCCGAAAGCAGCGCGCGCATGCGCCAGCTGATGCGGCTGATCGTGACCGAAGGCACCGGGCGCAACGCCGATGTCCTGGGCTATCGCGTCGGCGGCAAGACCGGCACGGCCGAGAAGCCCGGCGAACATGGCTATTCGTCGCGTAACAATGTTTCGACGTTCGCAGCGGCTTTCCCGATGGACGCGCCGCGCTATGTGGTGATTGCCATGCTCGATTCGCCTGTTGGAAACGCCCAGAGTCACGGCCAGCGCACCGCCGGCTGGACCGCCGCCCCGGTCGTCGGCCGCGTCATTCAGCGGACCGGCCCGATGCTGGGCGTGATTCCCGATCCGCGTCGCGACGTAGACCTTTCCGATGTCGAGCCGCTGATCTGGAAGGGCCCGCAGGAGCACGAGGTCGCGAGCCAATGA
- a CDS encoding UDP-N-acetylmuramoyl-tripeptide--D-alanyl-D-alanine ligase, with the protein MSLWTASEIAAATSGTASTGFEVSGVTFDSREVGPGDLFLALKGETTDGHRYLDQAFAQGAAGAVVSADTPHPHVRVADTMTALEDLGRASRARMAGKVIGVTGSVGKTGTKEALFAALDRPVPGQAHRSVKSYNNHTGVPLSLARMPRETRYGVFEMGMNHAGELAALTRIVRPHVAIVTTIAPAHTEFFRDESAIADAKGEIFEGLEPGGTAIIPFDSPHRDRLIAAAKPHAEKIVTFGLGEGADVRAIETMRTRTGGTFVTARLGARELSFTLSQPGDHWVANGMAILAAVDAVGSDLELAGLALAEMGGLAGRGARFLAKVDGGEALVIDESYNANPASMRATLAVLAQEPATAGRIAVLGEMRELGPESAAYHAGLADPIRAAGVSRAILVGEGMGALAKALEGQVDFVHVPDAATAREQLEAVLAPGDAVLVKGSNAVGLASVVTSLAGRG; encoded by the coding sequence GTGAGCCTGTGGACCGCATCCGAAATCGCCGCCGCCACCAGCGGCACGGCATCGACCGGGTTCGAAGTGTCCGGCGTCACTTTCGACAGCCGCGAAGTCGGTCCGGGCGACCTGTTCCTTGCGCTCAAGGGCGAAACTACCGACGGCCATCGCTATCTCGATCAGGCCTTTGCGCAGGGCGCGGCCGGCGCCGTCGTCAGCGCCGATACGCCGCATCCGCACGTCCGCGTCGCCGACACCATGACCGCGCTCGAGGATCTGGGCCGCGCGTCGCGTGCCCGGATGGCGGGCAAGGTGATCGGCGTTACCGGATCGGTCGGCAAGACGGGAACCAAGGAAGCGCTGTTCGCCGCGCTCGACCGTCCCGTGCCGGGGCAGGCGCATCGATCGGTCAAGAGCTACAACAACCATACCGGCGTGCCGCTGAGCCTTGCGCGCATGCCGCGCGAAACGCGCTACGGCGTCTTCGAGATGGGGATGAACCATGCGGGGGAACTCGCGGCGCTGACCCGGATCGTCCGCCCCCATGTCGCGATCGTCACCACCATCGCGCCCGCGCACACCGAATTCTTCCGGGACGAAAGCGCGATCGCCGATGCCAAGGGCGAGATTTTCGAAGGCCTCGAACCCGGCGGCACTGCCATCATTCCCTTTGACAGCCCGCATCGTGATCGCCTGATCGCCGCAGCAAAGCCGCATGCGGAGAAGATCGTTACCTTCGGCCTTGGCGAAGGCGCCGATGTGCGCGCGATCGAAACGATGCGCACCCGCACCGGCGGCACGTTCGTCACTGCGCGGCTCGGCGCGCGCGAATTGAGCTTCACGCTGTCGCAGCCGGGCGATCACTGGGTTGCGAACGGCATGGCGATCCTCGCCGCGGTCGATGCGGTGGGGAGCGATCTCGAACTCGCCGGGCTCGCGCTCGCCGAAATGGGCGGCCTGGCCGGGCGCGGCGCGCGTTTCCTCGCGAAAGTCGATGGCGGCGAAGCGCTGGTGATCGACGAAAGCTACAACGCCAATCCCGCTTCGATGCGCGCGACGCTGGCGGTGCTGGCGCAGGAGCCGGCAACGGCCGGGCGCATCGCCGTGCTCGGCGAAATGCGCGAACTCGGGCCCGAAAGCGCCGCCTATCATGCCGGTCTGGCCGATCCGATCCGCGCCGCCGGGGTGAGCCGTGCCATATTGGTGGGCGAAGGGATGGGCGCACTCGCAAAGGCGCTTGAGGGTCAGGTTGATTTCGTCCATGTGCCCGATGCCGCGACCGCGCGCGAGCAGCTTGAAGCCG
- a CDS encoding UDP-N-acetylmuramoyl-L-alanyl-D-glutamate--2,6-diaminopimelate ligase, which yields MKLGALTGGAEAAVVTGFAIDHRKVAPGTVFGAFRGAKFNGEDFIADAVKSGAIAVVARPEAKVEGAAHIAAENPREAFAQLAARFFAPFPETAVAVTGTNGKTSTVEMTRQLWRMAGEHAASIGTLGVTTADESVYTGLTTPDIVTFLSNVAGLKREGVTHLAFEASSHGLTQYRTEGIPVAAAAFTNLSRDHLDYHGDMAAYFCAKLRLFADVLDADGASVIWVDDPNADRVIDLARVRGNRIVSVGEHGDTLRLVSRDPTLLGQGLVIEAEGREHKVTLPLIGAYQAANALVAAGLVIATGGDVAATIANLSRLQPVRGRLERAVITRSGAPVYVDYAHTADALEAAIAALKPHVAGRLIVVFGAGGDRDTGKREPMGMVAKAGADLAIVTDDNPRNEDAAAIRAEILKGCPDAREVAGRREAIALAVAEAGPNDIVLIAGKGHEQGQIVGDLVLPFDDVTVARECAA from the coding sequence ATGAAGCTGGGCGCCTTGACCGGCGGCGCGGAGGCGGCCGTCGTCACCGGCTTTGCGATCGATCACCGCAAGGTCGCGCCGGGAACGGTGTTCGGCGCCTTTCGCGGAGCGAAGTTCAACGGCGAGGATTTCATCGCCGACGCCGTGAAGAGCGGCGCGATCGCCGTGGTCGCGCGGCCGGAGGCGAAGGTCGAAGGCGCGGCGCATATCGCCGCGGAAAACCCGCGTGAGGCCTTTGCACAACTCGCAGCACGCTTTTTCGCGCCGTTTCCCGAAACCGCCGTTGCGGTTACCGGCACCAACGGCAAGACATCGACTGTCGAAATGACGCGCCAGCTCTGGCGGATGGCAGGCGAACATGCCGCGTCGATCGGCACGCTGGGCGTCACTACCGCCGATGAAAGCGTCTATACCGGGCTGACCACGCCGGACATCGTCACGTTCCTGTCGAATGTCGCCGGGCTGAAGCGCGAGGGCGTCACGCATCTCGCCTTCGAAGCGTCCAGCCACGGGCTGACCCAGTACCGCACGGAGGGCATTCCGGTGGCGGCGGCGGCGTTCACCAATCTCAGTCGCGACCATCTCGATTATCATGGCGACATGGCGGCCTATTTCTGCGCGAAGCTGCGGCTCTTCGCCGATGTGCTCGATGCCGACGGCGCTTCGGTGATCTGGGTCGACGATCCCAATGCCGATCGCGTCATTGATCTCGCCCGCGTGCGCGGCAACCGCATCGTCAGCGTCGGCGAACATGGCGATACGCTGCGTCTCGTCTCGCGCGATCCGACCTTGCTCGGGCAGGGCTTGGTGATCGAAGCCGAAGGGCGCGAGCACAAGGTCACGCTGCCGCTGATCGGTGCCTATCAGGCGGCCAATGCGCTCGTCGCGGCGGGCCTGGTGATCGCCACCGGCGGCGATGTTGCCGCGACGATCGCCAATCTCTCCCGGCTCCAGCCGGTGCGCGGCCGTCTCGAACGCGCCGTCATCACGCGCAGCGGCGCGCCGGTCTATGTCGATTACGCACATACCGCCGATGCGCTCGAAGCCGCGATCGCCGCGCTCAAGCCGCATGTCGCCGGGCGGCTGATCGTCGTGTTCGGCGCGGGCGGCGATCGTGACACCGGCAAGCGCGAGCCGATGGGCATGGTCGCAAAGGCCGGCGCCGACCTCGCCATCGTCACCGACGACAATCCGCGCAACGAGGATGCGGCCGCGATCCGCGCCGAGATTCTCAAGGGCTGCCCCGATGCGCGCGAAGTCGCCGGGCGCCGCGAAGCCATCGCGCTGGCGGTTGCGGAGGCCGGGCCGAACGATATCGTGCTTATTGCCGGCAAGGGGCATGAGCAGGGGCAGATTGTGGGGGATCTGGTATTGCCGTTCGATGACGTCACCGTCGCACGCGAGTGCGCGGCGTGA